From the genome of Scytonema hofmannii PCC 7110, one region includes:
- a CDS encoding Uma2 family endonuclease, with the protein MSQTLATTSTVQDVTQGIIFPPGDLYSDEPPLESDLHREQIELLVRLIKWHWRERQDFYATGNLTVYFSPNQKKSEDFRGPDFLVVLDTEKKDRKSWVVWQEDGKYPNIIVELLSDSTASVDRGLKKQIYQNTFRTPDYFWFDPVSLEFQGFHILDGEYHELIPTPEGWLWSQQLGLYLGVVERKLRFFTPDGQLVLLPEEEANQQLQQTNQQLQQTNQQLEQERQKAEKLAERLRAAGIDPNELV; encoded by the coding sequence ATGTCTCAGACTCTTGCCACCACCTCTACCGTACAAGACGTTACTCAAGGTATAATTTTTCCACCTGGTGACCTTTATAGTGACGAACCTCCCTTGGAAAGCGATCTGCACCGCGAACAAATTGAATTGCTTGTCCGCCTGATAAAGTGGCATTGGCGAGAACGTCAGGATTTTTATGCCACAGGTAACCTGACCGTATACTTCAGCCCCAATCAAAAAAAGTCGGAAGATTTTAGAGGACCGGATTTTTTGGTGGTTTTAGATACAGAAAAGAAAGATCGCAAAAGTTGGGTGGTGTGGCAAGAAGACGGTAAATATCCCAACATCATCGTAGAGCTATTATCAGATTCAACTGCATCTGTCGATCGCGGTCTGAAAAAGCAAATCTACCAAAACACATTTCGGACTCCTGATTACTTCTGGTTTGACCCAGTGAGTCTGGAATTTCAGGGATTTCACATCCTAGATGGAGAGTATCACGAGCTGATACCGACTCCAGAGGGTTGGTTGTGGAGCCAGCAGTTAGGGCTGTATTTGGGAGTGGTTGAGCGGAAATTGCGCTTTTTTACGCCGGATGGACAGCTAGTACTTTTACCAGAAGAGGAAGCAAATCAACAATTACAACAGACAAACCAACAATTACAACAGACAAACCAACAACTGGAGCAGGAACGGCAAAAAGCTGAAAAATTAGCAGAACGGTTGCGAGCCGCAGGAATTGACCCAAATGAACTGGTGTAA
- a CDS encoding Uma2 family endonuclease — MSQTLATTSTVQDVTQGIIFPPGDLYSDEPPLESDLHREQIELLVRLIKWHWRERQDFYATGNLTVYFSPNQKKSEDFRGPDFLVVLDTEKKDRKSWVVWQEDGKYPNIIIELLSDSTASVDRGLKKQIYQNTFRTPDYFWFDPVSLEFQGFHILDGEYHELIPTPEGWLWSQQLGLYLGVVERKLRFWTPDGQLVLLPEEEANQQLEQERQKAERLAERLRAAGIDPDELM, encoded by the coding sequence ATGTCTCAGACTCTTGCCACCACCTCTACCGTACAAGACGTTACTCAAGGTATAATTTTTCCACCTGGTGACCTTTATAGTGACGAACCTCCCTTGGAAAGCGATCTGCACCGCGAACAAATTGAATTGCTTGTCCGCCTGATAAAGTGGCATTGGCGAGAACGTCAGGATTTTTATGCCACAGGTAACCTGACTGTATATTTCAGTCCAAATCAAAAAAAGTCGGAAGATTTTAGAGGACCGGATTTTTTGGTGGTTTTAGACACAGAAAAGAAAGACCGCAAAAGTTGGGTGGTGTGGCAAGAAGACGGTAAATATCCCAACATCATCATCGAGCTATTATCAGATTCAACTGCATCTGTCGATCGAGGTTTGAAAAAGCAAATATACCAAAACACATTTCGGACTCCTGATTACTTCTGGTTTGACCCAGTGAGTCTGGAATTTCAGGGATTTCACATACTAGATGGGGAGTATCACGAGCTGATACCGACTCCAGAAGGTTGGTTGTGGAGTCAGCAGTTAGGGCTGTATTTGGGAGTGGTTGAGCGGAAATTGCGCTTTTGGACACCGGATGGACAGCTAGTACTTCTACCAGAAGAGGAAGCAAATCAACAACTAGAGCAGGAACGGCAAAAAGCTGAAAGATTAGCAGAACGATTGCGAGCTGCAGGAATTGACCCAGATGAACTTATGTAA
- a CDS encoding Uma2 family endonuclease, translated as MSQIITDKIRWTTSDLELLAVDEWKRYEIIDGELFVTRAPHWQHQGAAGNIYLELQIWSRTSGLGETRQTPGVIFTDADNVIPDVVWISNERLSQLLDEEGHLTGAPELIVEVLSPGVTNERRDREAKLKLYSLKGVQEYWIADWRLQQIEIYRRDAAQLRLIATLLPNDEITSPLLPGFSAQVQRFFA; from the coding sequence ATGAGCCAAATAATCACTGATAAAATACGCTGGACAACATCTGATTTAGAATTATTAGCGGTTGATGAGTGGAAGCGCTATGAAATTATTGATGGAGAATTATTTGTGACTAGAGCACCTCACTGGCAGCATCAAGGAGCGGCAGGTAACATTTACCTGGAGTTACAAATTTGGTCTCGAACTAGTGGATTGGGCGAAACTCGCCAAACTCCCGGCGTAATTTTTACAGATGCTGATAACGTTATTCCCGACGTGGTTTGGATCTCCAATGAGCGCTTATCCCAATTACTGGATGAAGAGGGGCATTTGACTGGAGCACCAGAATTGATTGTAGAGGTTCTTTCACCGGGAGTTACGAATGAGCGTAGAGATCGAGAAGCTAAATTAAAGCTGTACTCGTTAAAAGGAGTGCAGGAATATTGGATTGCAGATTGGCGGTTACAACAGATAGAGATATACCGTAGAGACGCGGCTCAACTGAGACTGATAGCAACTTTGCTACCAAATGACGAAATTACTTCTCCACTATTGCCCGGTTTTAGCGCTCAAGTTCAGCGCTTTTTTGCTTAA
- a CDS encoding glycoside hydrolase family 57 protein has translation MAIGYVALVLHAHLPFVRHPESDYVLEEEWLYEAITETYVPLLRVFEGLKRDGVDFKITMSMTPPLVSMLRDPLLQERYDDHLAKLEELIELEIEHNAHNGHIRYLGEHYASEFKATREVWERYKGDLVTAFKQFQDTNNLEIITCGATHGYLPLMKMYPQAVWAQIKVACEHYEENFGRPPKGIWLPECAYYEGVDRMLADSGLRYFLTDGHGILYARPRPRFGTYAPIFTETGVAAFGRDHESSQQVWSSEVGYPGAAEYREFYKDLGWEAEYEYIKPFIMPNGQRKNTGIKYHKITGRGLGLGDKALYDPYWAREKAAEHAANFMYNREQQAAHLYGIMQRPPVIVSPYDAELFGHWWYEGPWFIDYLFRKSWFDQQTYAMTHLADYLKAHPTQQVCRPSQSSWGYKGFHEYWLNETNTWIYPHLHKAAERMIEISYREPEDELEWRALNQAARELLLAQSSDWAFIMRTGTMVPYAVRRTRSHLMRFNKLYEDVKIGKVDSGWLEKVELMDNIFPSINYRVYRPLS, from the coding sequence ATGGCTATCGGCTACGTTGCGCTCGTACTTCATGCACATCTGCCCTTCGTTCGTCACCCAGAAAGTGACTATGTGTTGGAAGAAGAATGGCTCTATGAAGCCATTACGGAAACTTATGTACCCTTGCTGAGAGTATTTGAAGGCTTAAAGCGAGATGGCGTTGACTTTAAAATCACGATGAGCATGACACCACCGCTTGTGTCAATGCTACGCGATCCTCTACTCCAAGAACGGTACGACGACCACTTAGCTAAACTAGAAGAACTTATAGAACTAGAAATCGAACATAATGCACATAACGGTCATATTCGTTATTTAGGCGAACATTATGCCAGTGAATTTAAGGCGACACGAGAAGTTTGGGAACGCTATAAGGGGGACTTGGTAACAGCTTTTAAGCAGTTCCAAGATACAAATAACTTAGAAATTATTACCTGTGGTGCAACTCACGGCTACCTACCACTGATGAAAATGTACCCGCAAGCTGTGTGGGCGCAAATTAAGGTAGCTTGCGAACACTACGAGGAAAATTTTGGACGCCCCCCTAAAGGTATTTGGTTACCAGAGTGCGCTTATTATGAAGGTGTAGATCGGATGTTAGCCGATTCAGGGTTGCGCTACTTCCTCACTGATGGACATGGCATTCTTTATGCCCGTCCTCGCCCTCGATTTGGTACTTATGCCCCAATTTTTACAGAAACTGGTGTTGCTGCTTTTGGTCGAGACCATGAGTCTTCTCAACAAGTTTGGTCTTCTGAAGTGGGTTATCCTGGTGCAGCAGAATATCGCGAGTTTTACAAAGACTTGGGTTGGGAGGCAGAATATGAGTATATCAAACCTTTCATTATGCCTAACGGTCAGCGTAAAAATACGGGTATTAAATATCATAAAATTACTGGTCGCGGTTTAGGACTGGGAGATAAAGCTCTCTACGATCCATACTGGGCAAGGGAAAAAGCTGCAGAACACGCTGCTAATTTTATGTACAATCGAGAGCAACAAGCAGCTCATCTCTATGGTATAATGCAGCGCCCTCCAGTTATTGTTTCTCCCTACGATGCAGAATTATTTGGGCATTGGTGGTATGAAGGACCCTGGTTTATTGATTACCTCTTCCGTAAGTCCTGGTTTGACCAACAGACTTACGCAATGACTCACTTAGCGGATTATTTAAAGGCACATCCTACCCAGCAAGTTTGCCGTCCCTCTCAGTCCAGTTGGGGTTACAAAGGATTCCACGAGTATTGGTTGAATGAGACGAATACTTGGATTTACCCCCATTTGCACAAAGCTGCTGAACGGATGATTGAAATATCATATCGGGAACCAGAAGATGAGTTGGAATGGAGAGCGTTAAATCAAGCTGCACGAGAACTGCTATTGGCACAATCCTCAGACTGGGCGTTTATTATGCGGACGGGAACAATGGTACCCTATGCAGTACGACGGACGCGATCGCACCTCATGCGTTTTAACAAGCTTTACGAAGACGTTAAAATCGGCAAAGTTGACAGCGGTTGGTTGGAAAAAGTTGAGTTGATGGATAATATTTTCCCCAGTATCAACTACCGCGTTTACCGTCCTTTGTCATAG
- a CDS encoding Uma2 family endonuclease, which translates to MVVSVEYIPMTPIEYPDEDGKPMAESDQTREYLLYSVKVLGTYFQNRPDVYVSGNLFIYYEQGVPESVVAPDVFVIFGVENRQRRSYKTWEENGKMPDFVLEITSKTTRSKDQGAKKGIYAFLGVREYYQYDPTGDYLNPPLQGLRLVDGNYLPVVTTTLADGTVSLSSEVLGLELRLKEGEMRFYDPAKSQTLLSFEEQASAQQAAEQAQQAAEQAQQAAEQKAQRLAAKLRELNIDPDSI; encoded by the coding sequence ATGGTAGTCTCTGTTGAATACATCCCGATGACTCCAATTGAATATCCAGATGAGGACGGAAAGCCGATGGCTGAGAGCGACCAAACACGTGAATATCTTTTATACTCAGTAAAAGTACTGGGAACTTATTTCCAAAACCGTCCTGATGTTTATGTTTCTGGCAATTTATTTATTTACTACGAACAAGGAGTTCCGGAATCAGTTGTCGCACCCGATGTCTTTGTGATTTTTGGTGTAGAAAATCGTCAACGCCGCAGTTACAAAACTTGGGAAGAAAATGGGAAAATGCCCGATTTTGTGCTAGAAATTACCTCAAAAACCACTCGTAGCAAAGACCAAGGTGCAAAAAAAGGAATTTACGCCTTTTTAGGAGTACGGGAATATTATCAATATGACCCTACAGGGGATTATCTCAACCCTCCACTTCAGGGTTTACGGCTAGTAGATGGCAATTATCTCCCAGTTGTCACCACTACCTTAGCAGATGGTACAGTATCGTTATCAAGTGAAGTCTTAGGTTTAGAGTTGCGACTCAAAGAAGGCGAAATGCGCTTTTACGATCCAGCAAAAAGTCAAACACTTTTAAGTTTTGAAGAACAAGCCTCTGCACAACAAGCAGCTGAACAAGCACAACAAGCAGCTGAACAAGCACAACAAGCAGCTGAACAAAAAGCACAGCGCTTAGCCGCTAAACTCCGCGAATTAAACATTGACCCCGACAGTATCTAA
- a CDS encoding HEAT repeat domain-containing protein, with translation MEAYIQKLKNPEEQEAAIEEIIRCRASAVSPLIAALKNNNTNIRRGAANALARIHLQFPEIVAALIVTLKDNDKWVRTNAVWGLGSMDFASQEVVPALIAVLQDEDRDVRAIAVEALGNFNSEADAVVPILMTALNDSDNKIRIKAVQALGNMGIKAASVVPALIAALNDEDEGVCCSSAYSLGLIGTEASSAVPALMLAFGNNNINLRRAAADALGRIGSSAVPALIQALEDQDSNLKSRAAHILACMRPEPYASWRPFIESCNIIDAVAAVPALIAALTDFEENVRRPSAMALGRIGSKALAAVPSLIAALADKEENVRNAVAFSLAQIGSDAVPNLVDALNNNEDLAIRRGTIWALGYMQTNAKAAVPDLIVALKDREWQVRYGAAYALGFIKETQAIQPLIAALQDEVDLVRASAADALANFGNAQAAIPALTSALKDVDGDVRYKAASALISIGSPVQDTIPILIATLQDRESFYRSSAANALAQLGSQAKVAIPALIDALKEEDEEVRSFAARALQKIGPDAKVAIPALISALKDQDDNVRSSVAYALDFIAQSLQQHLCTINLPDLQAALVALEEAELQETTFTFEQNIQSLRQAIATLKAVQ, from the coding sequence ATGGAAGCATATATTCAAAAGCTTAAGAATCCTGAAGAACAAGAAGCTGCTATAGAAGAGATTATTCGATGTCGAGCATCAGCAGTTTCTCCTCTGATTGCTGCCCTGAAGAACAATAATACGAATATTCGTAGGGGTGCTGCTAATGCTTTAGCAAGAATCCATCTACAATTTCCAGAAATTGTTGCAGCACTGATTGTCACCCTCAAAGATAACGATAAGTGGGTTCGCACCAACGCTGTTTGGGGTTTGGGAAGTATGGATTTTGCTAGTCAAGAAGTTGTACCTGCGCTAATTGCAGTGCTTCAGGACGAAGATAGAGATGTTCGAGCAATTGCTGTTGAAGCGCTAGGTAATTTTAATTCCGAAGCGGATGCAGTCGTCCCGATACTAATGACTGCTTTGAACGACAGCGACAATAAAATTCGGATCAAAGCTGTTCAAGCTTTAGGTAATATGGGCATAAAAGCCGCATCTGTCGTTCCTGCCTTGATTGCAGCTCTTAACGATGAAGATGAAGGGGTTTGCTGTAGCAGTGCTTATTCCTTAGGTTTAATAGGTACAGAAGCATCATCTGCTGTACCCGCGTTGATGCTAGCCTTTGGCAATAATAACATAAATCTTCGCCGTGCTGCGGCTGATGCTTTAGGGAGAATTGGTTCAAGTGCTGTACCTGCTCTCATCCAAGCGCTAGAAGACCAAGATAGCAATCTCAAGAGCCGTGCTGCTCATATCTTAGCTTGTATGCGTCCGGAGCCTTATGCATCTTGGCGACCTTTTATTGAATCGTGTAACATAATTGATGCTGTTGCTGCTGTACCTGCTCTCATTGCAGCCTTGACAGACTTTGAAGAGAATGTTCGCCGCCCATCTGCTATGGCATTAGGAAGAATTGGTTCAAAAGCACTAGCTGCAGTCCCCTCCCTAATTGCAGCTCTTGCAGACAAAGAAGAGAATGTTCGCAATGCTGTTGCCTTTTCTTTAGCACAAATCGGCTCGGATGCAGTCCCTAACCTAGTTGATGCTCTCAACAACAACGAAGACTTGGCAATTCGTAGAGGTACTATTTGGGCATTGGGTTATATGCAAACAAATGCCAAAGCTGCTGTGCCTGACTTAATCGTAGCCCTTAAAGATCGGGAGTGGCAAGTTCGCTATGGTGCAGCTTATGCTTTGGGATTCATCAAGGAAACTCAAGCTATTCAACCGCTGATTGCTGCTCTTCAAGATGAGGTTGACTTAGTTCGCGCTTCTGCTGCTGATGCTTTGGCAAATTTTGGTAATGCCCAAGCAGCAATTCCGGCTCTGACTTCTGCTCTTAAAGATGTGGATGGGGATGTTCGATACAAGGCTGCATCAGCGTTAATCAGTATAGGTTCACCCGTTCAAGACACAATTCCTATCCTGATTGCAACTCTTCAGGATCGGGAAAGTTTCTATCGCTCATCTGCTGCTAATGCTCTAGCACAACTCGGTTCACAAGCCAAAGTTGCTATACCAGCCCTAATTGACGCTTTAAAGGAAGAAGATGAAGAGGTTCGTAGCTTTGCAGCTCGTGCTCTACAGAAAATAGGACCTGATGCTAAAGTTGCTATACCCGCCCTCATTTCAGCTTTGAAAGACCAAGATGATAATGTTCGATCGAGTGTTGCTTATGCTTTAGACTTCATAGCTCAAAGTTTACAACAGCATTTATGCACCATCAATCTACCAGACTTGCAGGCGGCATTAGTAGCTCTTGAAGAAGCAGAACTTCAGGAAACAACCTTTACGTTTGAGCAAAATATTCAATCTCTACGTCAGGCGATCGCGACACTCAAAGCTGTGCAATAG
- the petA gene encoding cytochrome f yields MRNACTAASLTRSARVIVKTLLVAIATVTLFFTSDLALPQAASAYPFWAQQTYPETPREPTGRIVCANCHLAAKPAEVEVPQSILPDTVFKAVVKIPYDTSVQQVGADGSKTGLNVGAVLMLPEGFKIAPEDRIPEEWKEEIGDVYFQPYKEDSENVVIVGPLPGEQYQEVVFPVLSPNPATDKNVQFGKYAVHLGANRGRGQVYPTGEKSNNAVYTASATGTVSKIARVEDEDGNTKFEVSIQSESGETVVDKVPLGPELIVSEGQAVTSGDALTNNPNVGGFGQDDAEIVLQDATRVQWMIAFIALVMLAQAMLVLKKKQVEKVQAAEMNF; encoded by the coding sequence ATGAGAAATGCTTGTACAGCAGCGAGTTTGACTCGCAGTGCTAGAGTAATTGTAAAAACATTGCTGGTCGCGATCGCAACAGTGACATTGTTCTTCACGAGCGATTTAGCCCTTCCTCAAGCCGCTTCAGCATATCCTTTCTGGGCGCAGCAAACCTACCCCGAAACTCCTCGCGAACCAACAGGGCGGATTGTATGTGCTAACTGTCACCTAGCGGCGAAGCCAGCAGAAGTAGAAGTTCCCCAATCTATTCTGCCTGACACGGTATTTAAAGCCGTGGTGAAAATTCCCTACGATACAAGCGTGCAACAGGTGGGTGCTGACGGTTCCAAAACTGGCTTAAACGTTGGTGCTGTGCTGATGCTTCCAGAAGGCTTTAAGATTGCGCCTGAAGATCGCATTCCTGAAGAGTGGAAGGAAGAAATCGGCGACGTTTATTTCCAACCGTATAAAGAAGACTCAGAAAACGTTGTTATTGTTGGACCCTTACCGGGCGAACAGTATCAAGAAGTTGTTTTCCCCGTTCTTTCTCCTAACCCTGCAACAGATAAGAACGTACAGTTTGGTAAGTACGCCGTTCACCTAGGTGCTAACCGAGGACGCGGACAAGTTTACCCAACTGGAGAAAAGAGCAACAACGCTGTTTACACCGCCTCTGCGACTGGTACAGTTAGCAAAATTGCCAGAGTAGAAGATGAAGACGGTAACACGAAATTTGAAGTTAGCATCCAAAGTGAATCTGGGGAAACAGTGGTAGATAAAGTTCCCCTCGGACCCGAATTGATTGTTTCTGAAGGACAAGCAGTGACATCTGGTGATGCTTTGACAAATAATCCCAACGTTGGTGGATTTGGTCAAGATGACGCCGAAATCGTCCTGCAAGATGCTACAAGAGTTCAGTGGATGATTGCTTTCATCGCACTTGTCATGTTGGCTCAAGCTATGCTTGTTCTTAAGAAGAAGCAGGTTGAAAAAGTCCAAGCTGCTGAAATGAACTTCTAA
- the petC gene encoding cytochrome b6-f complex iron-sulfur subunit: MAQFSESVDVPDMGRRQFMNLLTFGTVTGVALGVLYPVVKYFIPPATGGTGGGTTAKDELGNNVSVNKFLDSHNVGDRVLVQGLKGDPTYIVVDSKEAIGDYGINAVCTHLGCVVPWNTAENKFKCPCHGSQYDATGKVVRGPAPLSLALSHTKVEEDNIVLTSWTETDFRTGEDPWWA; encoded by the coding sequence ATGGCTCAATTTTCTGAATCAGTGGACGTTCCCGATATGGGGCGTCGTCAATTCATGAATCTTTTGACTTTTGGAACTGTAACCGGAGTCGCTTTGGGAGTCTTGTATCCCGTTGTCAAGTATTTTATTCCCCCAGCAACTGGTGGTACAGGTGGTGGTACAACCGCGAAAGACGAGCTGGGGAACAATGTCAGCGTGAACAAGTTTTTGGACAGCCATAATGTAGGCGATCGCGTTCTGGTTCAGGGACTAAAAGGAGATCCCACCTATATTGTGGTAGACAGCAAAGAGGCGATAGGCGACTACGGTATTAACGCCGTATGTACTCACCTGGGCTGTGTTGTTCCTTGGAATACAGCAGAAAACAAGTTTAAGTGTCCCTGTCACGGTTCCCAGTATGACGCCACTGGTAAGGTAGTGCGCGGTCCCGCTCCACTATCATTAGCTCTCAGTCATACAAAAGTGGAAGAGGACAACATTGTTCTAACTTCTTGGACTGAAACAGACTTCCGCACCGGTGAAGACCCCTGGTGGGCATAA
- a CDS encoding DUF3067 family protein, protein MTGLELRQLFLEKWGHSYDVQLRRTQGKIFLQIMWKYLEQASFPLSEAEYEEHLESVASYLDSLGGAIQVQMFIRETRERPRLGKAVSIPLDLGERATEWLL, encoded by the coding sequence ATGACTGGACTTGAATTACGTCAACTGTTTCTTGAAAAGTGGGGACATTCCTATGATGTCCAGTTACGTCGGACACAAGGTAAAATTTTCCTCCAAATTATGTGGAAATACTTAGAGCAAGCTTCTTTTCCTCTGAGTGAAGCCGAGTACGAGGAGCATCTAGAGAGCGTTGCTAGCTATTTAGATAGCTTGGGTGGAGCTATACAGGTACAAATGTTTATTCGAGAAACACGAGAGCGTCCCCGACTCGGCAAAGCTGTCAGCATTCCTTTGGATTTGGGTGAGCGTGCTACAGAATGGCTTTTATAA
- the tatC gene encoding twin-arginine translocase subunit TatC yields MTPSQDVETQQQFDEPWDSDQETASTSPRVNLQQDDGNSDLDPLDDLPGEVEMSLFDHLEELRQRIFYSLAVVAVSAVGCFIAVKPIVRLLEVPAQGVKFLQLAPGEYFFVSVKVAGYTGLVIASPFVLYQIIQFVLPGLTRRERRLLAPVVLGSSVLFAGGLVFAYFLLIPAALKFFISYGADVVEQLWSIDKYFEFILLLLFSTGLAFQIPVIQVLLGNLGIVSSQRMLSGWRYVILGAVILGAILTPSTDPLTQSLLAGAVLGLYFGGIGLVKLTGK; encoded by the coding sequence ATGACGCCTTCTCAAGATGTAGAAACCCAACAGCAGTTCGATGAACCCTGGGACTCAGACCAGGAAACTGCTTCCACTTCCCCCCGTGTTAACCTCCAACAAGACGATGGCAATTCCGATCTCGATCCTCTTGATGATTTGCCCGGAGAGGTTGAGATGTCTCTGTTCGATCACTTGGAGGAGTTGCGACAGCGCATTTTTTACTCTCTAGCAGTCGTAGCCGTCAGTGCTGTTGGTTGCTTTATTGCAGTTAAACCCATTGTTCGGTTACTAGAAGTCCCAGCACAAGGAGTAAAATTTCTCCAACTTGCGCCAGGAGAATATTTCTTTGTCTCTGTAAAAGTCGCAGGTTATACAGGGCTGGTAATTGCCAGTCCCTTTGTGCTCTACCAAATTATCCAATTTGTTCTTCCAGGGCTGACACGTCGCGAACGACGGTTGCTAGCACCTGTTGTTCTTGGTTCAAGTGTTCTTTTTGCAGGAGGGTTAGTATTTGCTTATTTCTTGCTGATACCAGCTGCCTTAAAATTCTTTATCAGTTATGGTGCAGATGTTGTAGAACAACTGTGGTCGATTGATAAATATTTTGAATTTATCTTGTTGCTGTTATTTAGTACTGGATTGGCATTTCAAATTCCCGTCATTCAAGTACTGCTTGGTAATTTGGGAATTGTTTCTTCTCAACGAATGCTTTCCGGTTGGCGTTATGTTATTTTAGGAGCGGTAATTTTAGGAGCTATTCTAACACCTTCCACAGACCCTTTAACTCAAAGTCTTCTAGCAGGAGCCGTTTTGGGGCTTTACTTTGGTGGTATAGGTTTAGTTAAGCTAACCGGAAAATGA
- a CDS encoding P-loop NTPase fold protein yields MLLDLERFYQACNPSRPLMMGNASDRRYYIDFTSVRGGKIIEALQRTITRISPDTATCQLFTGHIGCGKSTELLRLKTELEQEKFHVVYFESTHILEMVDVDVTDIFLAIVGQVSESLEAINLRVKPGYFAKLFADIVDFLQTPIDLEVKGELSVGIAKITAKTKESPKLRRRLRDYLEPRTENILQSINEELLERAKKELKALGKKGLVVIVDNLDRVAIRPLPSGRSLPEYLFIDRGEQLRKLNCHLVYTIPLALTFSNDSAELQHRLGGGVAPKVLPMIPVRLRSGEIYTQGLTLMRQMVLARAFPDIHPSDRLNLIAEVFDSVETLDRLCLISGGHVRDLLGLLYDCLREQDPPFERECLELVIQRHRDFRANPIDSEEWELIFQVVQQQRVRGDMEYHALLRSLFVFEYRDHQGVWFALNPVLAETPKFQSWLNGTH; encoded by the coding sequence ATGCTTCTAGATTTAGAAAGATTTTACCAAGCCTGCAATCCGAGCCGACCTCTCATGATGGGAAATGCTAGCGATCGCCGATATTATATTGATTTTACTTCTGTCCGGGGTGGCAAGATTATCGAAGCGCTGCAACGTACAATTACTAGGATATCTCCGGATACTGCAACCTGTCAGCTTTTTACAGGGCATATTGGTTGTGGGAAATCAACGGAGCTGCTGCGGCTAAAAACTGAGTTAGAGCAAGAAAAATTTCACGTTGTGTATTTTGAGTCTACCCATATCTTGGAAATGGTAGACGTGGATGTGACGGATATTTTTTTAGCAATTGTCGGTCAGGTCAGTGAAAGCCTGGAAGCGATAAATCTCCGCGTAAAACCGGGCTACTTTGCTAAGTTGTTTGCGGATATTGTGGATTTTCTGCAAACCCCAATTGATTTGGAGGTAAAAGGAGAGTTATCTGTGGGGATCGCCAAAATTACAGCTAAGACAAAAGAAAGCCCCAAGTTACGGCGTCGGTTGAGGGACTACTTAGAACCGAGAACTGAAAATATTTTACAATCTATTAATGAGGAATTACTTGAGCGTGCCAAGAAAGAACTCAAAGCTCTGGGTAAGAAAGGGCTGGTCGTCATTGTTGATAACTTGGATCGGGTAGCCATCAGACCTTTACCATCTGGAAGGTCTCTACCAGAGTACTTATTTATCGATAGAGGGGAACAGTTACGCAAGCTTAATTGTCATTTAGTATACACTATTCCTCTTGCCTTAACGTTCTCTAATGATAGCGCCGAACTACAGCATCGCTTGGGGGGCGGGGTAGCTCCCAAAGTTTTGCCTATGATACCTGTACGGCTGCGTTCTGGAGAAATTTATACTCAAGGACTGACGCTGATGAGACAGATGGTGCTAGCCAGAGCTTTTCCAGACATTCATCCTTCAGATCGGTTAAATTTGATCGCAGAAGTGTTTGATTCTGTGGAAACTTTAGATAGGCTGTGTTTAATTAGTGGTGGTCACGTGCGGGATTTACTGGGATTGCTGTATGACTGTTTGAGAGAACAAGACCCACCCTTTGAACGGGAATGTTTGGAATTGGTGATTCAAAGACACCGCGATTTCCGCGCTAACCCAATTGACTCTGAAGAGTGGGAGTTAATTTTTCAGGTGGTGCAACAGCAAAGAGTCAGAGGTGATATGGAGTATCACGCTTTATTGCGAAGTCTTTTTGTGTTTGAATACCGCGACCATCAGGGAGTCTGGTTTGCTCTTAACCCAGTTTTAGCAGAAACGCCAAAATTTCAATCATGGCTGAACGGTACCCACTAA